One genomic region from Scomber scombrus chromosome 19, fScoSco1.1, whole genome shotgun sequence encodes:
- the sptb gene encoding spectrin beta chain, erythrocytic isoform X2: MLIKLLEVLSGERLPKPTKGRMRIHCLENVDKALQFLKEQRVHLENMGSHDIVDGNHRLILGLIWTIILRFQIQDIIVETGQADQKETRSAKDALLLWCQMKTAGYPNVNITNFTTCWKDGMAFNALIHKHRPDLVDYSSLKRSNPTHNLQNAFNVAEQRLGVTKLLDPEDVFTENPDEKSIITYVVAFYHYFSKMKQLAVEGKRVGKVLDHAIETEKMIDKYETLASDLLTWIEQTIIVLNNRKLANSLTGVQQQLQAFNTYRTVEKPPKFQEKGNLEVLLFTIQSRMRANNQRVFTPKEGALVADINRAWERLERAEHERERVLRDELIRQEKLEQMARRFDRKAAMRETWLLENQRLVAQDNFGYDLPAVEAAKKKHDAIETDIAAYAERVQALVDISKELESERYHDAKRIDVRKDNVLRLWDYLQELLKARRGRLDMNLTLQRIFQEMLYIINWMDEMKARLLSPDFGKHLLEVEDLLQKHALLENDIALQAERVQNASAAALKFANGDSYKPCDPQVIQERVQHLELCYKELCALAAQRRARLEQSRRFWNFLWEVAELESWIKEKEHIFSSLDYGKDLRSVLVLQSKHSAFEDELGARRANLNQVLAEGENMIQDKHFGSPKVQEGMDNIKRQWQQLEELAAFRKQNLQDTQSFFQFQGDADDLKAWLLDAKRQMSNDDVGHDEFTTQRLLKRHNDLKNEIIKNGANIEALSKQGNALPEELQNTPDIQTRLKDIKELYMELMSLADLRQKKLDDTMALYIIFSETDACELFMGQKETWLVGLEVPEKLEDLEVVQNRLSILAQEMVNVQSKVDDVNKAVKQLEDSRHPRTKEVKECQTRLNTRWEAFKAMVEDKKRKVDSAVSLHSYGVECDETETWIKDKTRVIESTQDLGNDLAAVMTIQRKLFGMERDLAAIETKLSFLRTEADELAKDHPDNADDILAHRAELDAAWDTLRNTLKDREDSLGEVSKLQSFLQEMDDFQSWLFKTQKAVASEEMPASLPEAEEQLSLHDAVREDINNHEEDYHRVRDTGVQVTQGQEDDPQYQQLEKTLKGLDRGWYELQKMWDNRKNLLDQGLGFQQFMRDGKAVEAILNNQEYTLAHIDQPDTLAGAEKALKKHEDFLSTMEANEDKIDGALQEGQRLVDSDNLYSGKVQEKMDSIKDRHDKNKRRADEVSEKLYDNRDLQRFLQNTQDLTVWINEKMLTAQDTSYDEARNLHSKWLKHQAFMAELASNKDWLNKVDQEGHELMESKPEFEPIVTERLAKLHELWDKLESTTQEKARLLFDANRSELFDQSLTDMKKWLGGLQQQIQSGDEEVKDLTNANILLKKHQMTENQVRDRARELEELQEAARKHGGGREDQPELEAEQQALQVEFQQLLTPLAQRKGKLEAAKAVHQFYRDLADELLWIEERMPLAMSQEHGHNLQTVQMLLKKNQTLQREMEGHQPRIDEVLERGRRMAAAASAEDRPEAERITDQVKELEDAWARLQDEMAKRRERLNGSNLAQQYYNDADEAEAWIGEQELYMIADEKAKDEQSAMLILKRHMILKQAVDDHADSIQSLADRAQKMFAEDHPDGEEIIRRQGQVDKQYAGLRELAEERRKKLDHTFHHFMLSREVEDLEHWISERDVVASSQEMGQDLDHVTLLRDKFREFARETGMAGQERVDMVNLTIDELIEAGHSEAAAMAEWKDGINDSWADLLELIDTRAQLLTASYDLLKYFDDGKELVVQIHDKQKELPEDVGEDFSKAESFHRMHAAFERDITALGKQVQQFQETATRLHAQYAGDQAEAIQATEREVLEAWKGLLDACDGRRAQLVDTAEKFRFFTMVRDLMAWMDSIIQQIETEEKPRDVSSVELLQKYHQGIRSEIEARGAKFNDCIDLGKALLTRKHRDSAEIKEKMVQLMEKRKEMMFKWDDRWDWLRLLLEVCQFARDASVAEAWLIAQEPYVTSRDVGDTVDEVEKLLKRHEAFEKSTATWEERFSALERLTTMELLELRKEQQEMEKFIKEEQEQRSDKESRREDTGFVEESSQLYTIEEQTLSGSGAVEPSSGQLEGTAGDSTVPIESEMKESGSLELEPSISVVTPKEPERAATMPVEPLRAPTVLLEGMLARKHDVEGSGKKASNRSWNNLYCVLKPGSLSVYKDAKSFGHGATYHGEDPLSLSNATWEILANYKKKKNIAKLRLGDGSEYLFQCKDEDELQRWSQAMEKAVQPLAAEEASGPSGAKTHSLPPPSSSTALPEPSSAKKDKEKKFSRFAKKK; the protein is encoded by the exons ATGCTCATTAAACTGCTGGAGGTGCTGTCTGGTGAACGACTG CCAAAACCCACCAAGGGACGCATGCGTATCCACTGTTTGGAAAATGTGGACAAGGCCCTGCAGTTCCTCAAGGAGCAGAGGGTCCACCTGGAGAACATGGGCTCCCATGACATCGTCGACGGCAACCATCGCCTCATCCTCGGTCTCATCTGGACCATCATCCTTCGCTTCCAG ATCCAGGACATCATTGTGGAAACCGGCCAGGCAGACCAGAAGGAGACACGCTCAGCCAAGGAcgctcttcttctgtggtgtcaGATGAAAACAGCAGG ATATCCCAATGTCAACATCACAAACTTCACCACCTGCTGGAAAGATGGCATGGCATTCAACGCTCTCATACACAAACACCG gcCAGATCTGGTGGATTATAGCAGCCTGAAGAGGTCCAATCCAACCCACAACCTCCAGAATGCCTTCAACGTAGCAGAACAGAGGCTTGGTGTGACCAAATTGTTGGACCCAGAAG ATGTGTTCACAGAGAACCCAGATGAGAAGTCCATCATCACGTACGTTGTGGCATTCTACCACTACTTCTCGAAGATGAAGCAGCTCGCTGTCGAGGGCAAGAGAGTTGGAAAA GTTCTGGATCACGCCATCGAGACAGAGAAGATGATCGACAAGTACGAGACGCTGGCATCAGACCTGCTGACGTGGATCGAGCAGACCATCATCGTCCTGAACAACCGGAAACTTGCCAACTCTCTGACTGGtgttcagcagcagcttcaggcCTTCAATACCTACCGCACTGTAGAGAAGCCGCCCAA GTTCCAGGAGAAGGGTAACCTCGAGGTGCTGCTGTTTACCATCCAGAGTCGTATGAGGGCGAACAACCAGAGGGTCTTCACACCTAAAGAGGGAGCCCTGGTCGCAGATATCAACAGG gCTTGGGAGCGTCTGGAGAGGGCGGAGCACGAACGGGAGCGCGTCCTGAGAGACGAGCTGATCAGACAGGAGAAGTTAGAACAGATGGCGAGAAGATTTGACAGGAAGGCGGCCATGAGGGAGACCTGGCTCCTGGAGAACCAGAGATTAGTGGCTCAg gATAACTTTGGTTACGACCTGCCAGCAGTAGAAGCAGCAAAGAAGAAGCATGATGCCATTGAGACCGACATTGCTGCATATGCAGAACGTGTGCAGGCCCTGGTGGACATCTCAAAGGAACTGGAGTCTGAGCGTTACCATGATGCCAAACGAATCGACGTGAGGAAAGACAACGTCCTGCGCCTGTGGGACTACCTGCAGGAGCTGCTGAAGGCCCGTAGGGGGCGTCTGGATATGAACCTGACCCTGCAGAGGATCTTCCAGGAGATGCTGTACATCATCAACTGGATGGATGAAATGAAG GCTAGGCTTTTGTCTCCTGACTTTGGGAAACATTTGTTGGAAGTGGAAGACTTATTACAGAAACACGCCCTGTTGGAGAATGACATCGCTCTGCAGGCAGAGAGGGTACAGAACGCTAGTGCTGCTGCTCTCAAGTTTGCCAATGGAGATA GCTACAAGCCATGTGATCCCCAGGTGATCCAGGAGAGGGTGCAGCACCTTGAATTGTGCTACAAGGAGCTTTGTGCTTTGGCAGCCCAGCGTAGGGCTCGCTTGGAGCAGTCCCGCCGCTTCTGGAACTTCCTCTGGGAGGTGGCAGAGCTGGAGAGCTGGATTAAGGAGAAGGagcacattttctcctccctggaTTACGGCAAGGACCTGAGGAGTGTGCTGGTGCTCCAAAGCAAACACAGTGCCTTCGAGGATGAACTCGGAGCCCGCCGTGCCAACCTCAATCAGGTCTTGGCTGAAGGAGAAAATATGATCCAAGACAAGCACTTTGGTTCTCCAAAAGTTCAAGAAGGCATGGACAACATCAAGAGGCAGtggcagcagctggaggagctggcAGCATTTCGGAAACAGAACCTGCAGGACACCCAGAGTTTCTTCCAGTTTCAGGGAGATGCTGACGACCTCAAGGCCTGGCTCTTGGACGCCAAGAGGCAGATGAGCAATGATGACGTAGGCCACGATGAGTTCACCACCCAGCGGCTACTGAAGAGGCACAACGACCTCAAGAATGAGATAATCAAGAACGGAGCCAACATTGAGGCTCTCTCCAAACAGGGCAACGCTCTGCCAGAGGAGCTACAGAACACGCCTGATATCCAGACACGCCTAAAAGACATAAAGGAACTGTACATGGAGCTCATGTCTCTGGCTGACCTGAGACAGAAGAAGCTTGATGACACCATGGCCCTGTACATCATCTTCAGTGAGACAGACGCCTGCGAGCTCTTTATGGGCCAGAAGGAGACGTGGTTGGTGGGCTTGGAGGTGCCTGAGAAGCTGGAGGATCTGGAAGTAGTACAGAATAG GTTGAGCATCTTAGCTCAAGAAATGGTAAATGTTCAGTCGAAGGTTGATGACGTCAACAAAGCTGTGAAACAGCTTGAGGACAGCAGACACCCTCGAACCAAAGAGGTCAAGGAATGTCAGACACGACTGAATACGAG GTGGGAGGCCTTCAAAGCCATGGTGGAGGACAAGAAGAGGAAAGTGGATTCTGCTGTTAGTCTGCACAGCTATGGGGTGGAGTGTGACGAGACAGAGACCTGGATCAAAGACAAGACACGGGTGATTGAGTCCACACAGGACTTGGGCAACGACCTGGCAGCCGTCATGACCATCCAGAGGAAACTGTTTGGCATGGAGAGAGATTTGGCCGCCATCGAAACCAAGCTTAGCTTCCTGAGGACCGAGGCTGATGAGTTGGCCAAAGACCACCCAGATAACGCGGACGATATCTTGGCCCACAGAGCAGAGCTGGACGCGGCCTGGGACACGCTTAGAAACActctgaaagacagagaggactCTTTGGGCGAGGTCAGCAAGTTGCAGAGTTTCCTCCAAGAAATGGATGACTTCCAGTCCTGGCTCTTCAAGACCCAGAAGGCTGTGGCATCAGAGGAAATGCCCGCCTCACTGCCAGAGGCCGAGGAGCAGCTAAGCCTACACGACGCTGTGCGCGAAGACATAAACAACCATGAAGAGGACTATCACCGTGTGAGGGACACCGGTGTCCAGGTCACCCAAGGTCAGGAGGACGACCCTCAGTACCAGCAGCTTGAGAAGACGCTGAAGGGTCTGGACCGCGGTTGGTATGAACTGCAGAAGATGTGGGACAATCGCAAGAACCTCCTGGACCAGGGTCTGGGCTTCCAGCAGTTCATGAGAGACGGCAAGGCTGTAGAGGCCATCCTCAACAACCAG GAGTACACCTTGGCCCACATAGACCAACCTGACACTTTGGCCGGCGCAGAGAAGGCTCTGAAAAAGCATGAGGACTTTTTGAGCACCATGGAGGCCAACGAGGACAAGATTGACGGCGCTCTACAGGAAGGACAGCGGCTGGTGGACAGTGACAACTTGTACTCTGGGAAAGTTCAAGAGAAAATGGACTCTATTAAAGACAG gcatgacaaaaataaaagaagagccGATGAAGTGTCAGAAAAGCTCTACGATAACCGCGACCTGCAGCGCTTCCTTCAAAACACTCAAGAT CTTACTGTGTGGATCAACGAGAAGATGCTGACCGCTCAGGACACGTCGTACGATGAGGCCAGGAACCTCCACAGCAAGTGGCTGAAACATCAGGCCTTTATGGCTGAGCTGGCCTCAAACAAGGACTGGCTTAACAAAGTAGACCAG GAGGGTCATGAGCTAATGGAGTCCAAGCCCGAGTTTGAGCCCATCGTGACTGAGCGCCTGGCCAAACTCCACGAGCTGTGGGACAAGCTGGAGTCCACCACCCAAGAGAAAGCGAGGCTGCTGTTTGACGCTAACCGCTCCGAGCTTTTCGACCAGAGCCTGACAGACATGAAGAAGTGGCTGGGTGGcctgcagcagcagatacagagcGGAGACGAAGAAGTCAAAGACCTGACTAACGCCAACATCCTGCTCAAAAAGCATCAG ATGACAGAGAACCAGGTACGTGACCGTGCGCGAGAGTTGGAGGAGCTCCAGGAGGCCGCCAGGAAGCATGGCGGAGGCAGGGAGGACCAGCCGGAGCTTGAGGCTGAGCAGCAGGCCCTGCAGGTCGAGTTCCAGCAGCTCCTCACACCACTGGCCCAGCGCAAGGGCAAGCTGGAGGCCGCCAAGGCTGTCCATCAGTTCTACAGAGACCTGGCCGATGAGCTT CTCTGGATTGAAGAGAGGATGCCCCTGGCAATGTCACAAGAGCATGGCCACAATCTTCAGACCGTGCAAATGCTGTTGAAAAAGAACCAG ACGCTGCAGAGGGAGATGGAGGGCCACCAGCCTCGCATCGATGAAGTGctagagagaggaaggaggatggCTGCCGCCGCCAGCGCAGAAGACAGACCTGAGGCAGAGCGAATCACGGACCAGGTGAAGGAACTGGAAGACGCATGGGCCCGGCTGCAGGACGAGATGGCCAAGCGCAGGGAGAGGCTGAACGGCTCCAACTTGGCCCAGCAGTACTACAACGACGCGGACGAGGCTGAAGCCTGGATAGGAGAGCAGGAGCTTTACATGATCGCTGATGAAAAGGCCAAG GACGAGCAAAGTGCTATGCTGATTCTGAAGCGTCACATGATTCTTAAGCAGGCGGTGGATGACCACGCTGACTCCATCCAAAGCCTGGCAGACCGTGCTCAGAAGATGTTTGCAGAGGACCATCCTGATGG TGAGGAAATCATCAGGCGACAGGGCCAGGTGGATAAGCAGTATGCAGGGCTGAGGGAGTTGGCAGAGGAACGCAGAAAGAAGCTGGACCACACCTTCCACCACTTCATGCTGAGCCGAGAGGTGGAGGACCTGGAGCACTGGATCTCAGAGAGAGACGTTGTGGCCTCCTCTCAGGAGATGGGCCAGGACCTGGACCACGTCACG CTTCTGAGGGATAAGTTCAGAGAATTTGCACGGGAGACAGGAATGGCGGGGCAAGAACGTGTAGACATGGTCAACCTGACGATAGACGAGCTGATTGAGGCCGGCCACAGCGAGGCGGCCGCCATGGCAGAGTGGAAAGACGGCATCAATGACAGCTGGGCAGATCTGCTTGAGCTGATTGACACTCGCGCTCAGCTCCTTACAGCATCTTACGACCTGCTCAA GTACTTTGATGATGGGAAGGAGCTTGTGGTTCAGATCCACGATAAGCAGAAAGAGCTGCCTGAAGATGTGGGAGAAGACTTCAGCAAAGCAGAGTCTTTCCACAGAATGCACGCCGCCTTTGAAAGAGACATCACAGCTCTAGGCAAACAG GTTCAACAGTTTCAGGAGACAGCCACACGGCTTCACGCCCAGTATGCAGGGGACCAAGCGGAGGCCATCCAGGCCACAGAGAGGGAGGTGTTGGAGGCCTGGAAGGGCCTGCTGGATGCCTGCGACGGCCGCAGGGCACAACTGGTAGACACAGCGGAGAAGTTCCGCTTCTTCACAATGGTCAGAGACCTGATGGCCTGGATGGACAGCATCATCCAGCAGATAGAGACTGAGGAGAAGCCCAG GGACGTCTCATCCGTGGAGCTCCTGCAGAAGTATCACCAGGGGATCCGCTCAGAGATCGAGGCCAGAGGAGCCAAATTCAATGACTGCATAGACCTCGGCAAGGCCTTGCTGACTCGCAAGCACCGAGACTCTGCTGAG ATCAAAGAGAAGATGGTGCAGCTgatggagaaaaggaaggagatgATGTTCAAGTGGGATGACAGATGGGACTGGCTCAGACTCT TGCTGGAGGTGTGTCAGTTTGCGCGGGACGCCTCTGTGGCAGAGGCCTGGCTGATCGCTCAGGAGCCTTATGTGACCAGCAGAGACGTGGGCGACACTGTGGACGAGGTTGAGAAACTTCTCAAGAGGCACGAGGCCTTTGAAAAATCCACCGCCACTTGGGAAGAGCGCTTCTCTGCACTGGAGCGCCTCACAACG ATGGAGTTGTTGGAGCTGAGGAAGGAGCAACAGGAGATGGAGAAGTTCATTAAAGAAGAGCAGGAACAGCGCTCAGATAAGGAGAGCAG GAGAGAAGACACTGGCTTTGTAGAAGAATCTTCACAGCTCTACACTATCGAGGAACAGACTCTG tCTGGTTCTGGTGCAGTTGAGCCCAGTTCAGGTCAGCTAGAAGGGACGGCAGGTGACTCCACAGTGCCCATCGAGTCAGAAATGAAAGAGAGTGGCTCATTGGAGCTGGAGCCCTCCATCTCAGTAGTGACACCGAAGGAGCCAGAGAGAGCCGCCACTATGCCCGTGGAGCCCCTCAGAGCCCCGACTGTGCTGCTGGAGGGCATGCTGGCCCGCAAACATGATGTGGAGGGCTCAGGGAAGAAGGCTTCAAATAG GTCATGGAACAACTTGTACTGTGTGCTGAAGCCTGGATCACTCTCAGTTTATAAGGATGCTAAAAGCTTTGGGCATGGAGCTACGTATCATGGCGAGGACCCGCTGTCCCTCAGTAACGCCACCTGGGAGATCCTCGCCAactacaagaaaaagaagaacatcGCCAAACTACG TCTTGGAGACGGCAGTGAATATCTGTTCCAGTGTAAAGACGAG GACGAGCTCCAGCGTTGGAGCCAGGCCATGGAGAAGGCCGTTCAACCCCTGGCAGCAGAGGAGGCGTCGGGGCCCTCAGGGGCCAAAACCCACAGCctgccccctccctcctcctcaacTGCCCTCCCTGAGCCCAGCTCTGCCAAGAAAGACAAGGAGAAGAAGTTCAGTCGCTTTGCCAAGAAGAAGTGA